The nucleotide window GATTGGATCAGGTTAACCAATTTTTTCCAAGCTGATAGTTCCAGTTTTTTAGCAGGCAAGTGAAGGAGTTTAAGAATCTTTTCACTGAATTGCTGCTTATTAAAAATTAAAGGCAGTTCGTAAACATTGGGCACATCGGGTGAAGAAATAATGTGCTCGGGTACAACATTGCAGAATAAGGCAAAGCGGTCCATCCGGCGGGTGTCGATCATCCGGTCGGCCCGGGCAACGATAAAATCCGGCTGAATGCCCATGGAGTTTAAGAGTTTAACAGATAATTGAGTGGGTTTGGTTTTGGGTTCGCCCAAATGCGGCGGAGTCGGCAAGTAGGAAACATGAACATGAACAACTGTGTCCCCATATTTCAACTTCATGATCCGGGAGGCCTCATAGTACAAAGCATTTTGATATTCGCCGGCGGTGCCGCCTAATTCAATCACAACAATATCGGCGTGGTTTTTATCGCCCACTTTTTTAATTCTTTGAATAATCTCATCGGTCACGTGAGGAATCGCTTCGACATCCTCTCCCTTGTAGAAAAAATTGCGTTCCTTGTCGATCACGGTTTTGTAAATCTGACCCATGGTAATAAAGTTTTCCATAGACAAGTTAATATCTAAAAACCGTTCGTAAGTACCCAAATCCATGTCGGTTTCGGCACCGTCTTCGCACAAGAAAGGATCACCGTGCTCGATAGGATTAATTAAGCCGGCATCTAGATTAAGATAATTTTCACATTTGACCGGAACGACTTTAAATCCGTGCGATTTTAATAGATAACAAAGAGAAGCGCTGACCGTGCCTTTACCTAAGCCGGATAATACCCCACCGGAAATAAAAATGTATTTCGTATTGTGCGGCATATTCTATTATACCTTATTGGTAATTTTTTAGCAACTCGTCGATGGCGCCCTTGATTGACGCAAAATTAATGGTGTATGGTAAATCAATTTTCTTAACGTCAGTGCCATTTTTCAATTGGATAATTATCTGGTCGTTGCCGGGATTAACTTGGAATAATTGGTTTAAGGAAACCAGCACATCTTTCGGGGTATCTTGATTTAAGTAAATTGTGTGAGTTGAGGGTTTAGCGGAAGTTTGGGGAGCAGGCTGATCAGCTTCTGCCGGCTGAATGGCGTTGTCAACGATAACAGCGAGCCGATCTTTGTAGTCAACTTTGCCGGTC belongs to Candidatus Beckwithbacteria bacterium and includes:
- a CDS encoding CTP synthase; this translates as MPHNTKYIFISGGVLSGLGKGTVSASLCYLLKSHGFKVVPVKCENYLNLDAGLINPIEHGDPFLCEDGAETDMDLGTYERFLDINLSMENFITMGQIYKTVIDKERNFFYKGEDVEAIPHVTDEIIQRIKKVGDKNHADIVVIELGGTAGEYQNALYYEASRIMKLKYGDTVVHVHVSYLPTPPHLGEPKTKPTQLSVKLLNSMGIQPDFIVARADRMIDTRRMDRFALFCNVVPEHIISSPDVPNVYELPLIFNKQQFSEKILKLLHLPAKKLELSAWKKLVNLIQSPKKTKVNIAVVGKYFASGEYHLTDSYASLIEAINHAGWHSQVAVKIKQVNSEKINPQNVAESLQDCQGIIVPIGWGPRGVDGMIEAIHYARVHKIPYLGLCFGMQLAVVEFARNVAHLVDANTTEVNPKTKYPVVYIIPEQKRNLKLRAYGGTMRLGRWECRIKPDTLAYKIYNNYNIYERHRHRYEFNDAYASTLTKAGLIISGLSVKENLVEIIELSPQDHPFFMGTQGHPEYKSRPLNPHPIFMEFVKACTQALRSVES